One Solanum pennellii chromosome 9, SPENNV200 DNA segment encodes these proteins:
- the LOC107029700 gene encoding protein trichome birefringence-like 34: MAKSHQLLVSVPSTTSSPIWDIKCSFHSLIVLLIVSLVAGVVYLTGESGKLLFEDKSNSNSGRRKENEESLMYSSSNNSKCNLFSGKWIFDNKSYPLYKEQDCKFMSDQLACQKFGRKDLNYQHWRWQPHQCDIPRFNATKLLEKLRNKRLVFVGDSLNRGQWVSMVCLIDTAIHDSSLKSMNYRYNTSLIIFKVKDYNATIEFYWEPLLVESNSDDPVHHRLPERIVRANSIEKHGSRWTNADFIVFNTYLWWRRPHIKVLWGSFEKSDGIYKEVKMLRSYEMALKAWADWLEIHVNRTKTQLFFMSMSPVHERAEEWGKAKGKNCYSEKELIEEEGYQGNGSDPKMMKIVESTMDELKHRGLNVHLLNITQLSEYRKEGHPSIYRKQWDSLTEQQMANPSSYADCIHWCLPGVPDVWNELLYAYIFNNY, encoded by the exons ATGGCTAAAAGTCACCAATTACTAGTTTCTGTTCCATCAACAACAAGTTCTCCCATTTGGGATATCAAATGTAGTTTCCATTCCCTTATTGTTCTTTTAATCGTCTCGCTCGTAGCCGGAGTGGTTTACTTGACTGGTGAGAGTGGAAAATTATTGTTTGAAGATAAGAGTAATAGTAATTCAGGTAGGAGAAAGGAAAATGAGGAGTCATTAATGTATTCTTCTTCAAATAATAGTAAGTGTAATTTGTTTTCTGGGAAGTGGATTTTTGATAACAAGTCTTATCCTCTATATAAGGAACAAGATTGTAAGTTCATGTCTGATCAATTAGCTTGTCAAAAGTTTGGAAGAAAGGACTTGAACTACCAACATTGGAGGTGGCAACCTCATCAATGTGATATTCCAAG GTTCAATGCAACAaaattgttggagaaattgaggaataaaagACTTGTGTTCGTGGGAGATTCACTTAATAGAGGCCAATGGGTTTCAATGGTTTGCTTGATAGATACAGCAATTCATGATTCTTCCCTTAAATCAATGAATTACAGATACAATACTTCCTTGatcattttcaaagttaaa GATTATAATGCAACAATAGAATTCTACTGGGAGCCATTGTTGGTGGAATCAAACTCAGATGATCCAGTGCACCATCGTCTCCCTGAGAGAATTGTTAGAGCAAATTCAATTGAAAAACATGGTAGTCGTTGGACTAATGCTGATTTTATTGTCTTCAATACTTATCTTTGGTGGAGACGCCCCCATATCAAAGTCTT ATGGGGTTCATTTGAGAAGTCTGATGGAATTTACAAAGAAGTAAAAATGTTACGGAGCTACGAAATGGCTTTAAAGGCTTGGGCTGATTGGTTGGAAATTCATGTCAATCGCACCAAAACCCAATTATTCTTCATGAGCATGTCACCAGTTCATGAAAg GGCTGAAGAATGGGGCAAAGCAAAAGGGAAAAATTGTTATAGTGAAAAGGAATTAATAGAAGAAGAGGGATACCAAGGAAATGGATCGGATCCAAAGATGATGAAAATAGTTGAATCAACTATGGATGAACTCAAACATAGAGGATTAAATGTTCATTTACTCAACATAACACAACTATCAGAGTATAGAAAAGAAGGCCACCCTTCAATCTATAGAAAACAATGGGATTCTCTTACTGAACAACAAATGGCAAATCCAAGTAGTTATGCTGATTGCATACATTGGTGTCTTCCTGGAGTACCTGATGTTTGGAATGAACTTCTTtatgcatatatttttaataactaCTAA